From a region of the Limisphaera ngatamarikiensis genome:
- the bioD gene encoding dethiobiotin synthase, producing the protein MIFYITGNDTGVGKTVLTATWTRYLRDRGHRVVALKPLASGGRTDPRLLWESAGRIIPLDEVNPWWFRAPIAPAAAARRIGLRIELPRVVQHVQRLAQQFEIVLVEGAGGLLSPLGTNFDNRDLMQALQARPIVVVPNRLGAVNQTRLVCEALAGTQLPRPHCVLVNQPHHHPAIRTHAELLASYLPQNALHFFPWLRTFPDSLRRAIPPAIRNALTGLTTAVLKDTGDPRTHEG; encoded by the coding sequence ATGATCTTCTACATCACCGGCAACGACACCGGCGTCGGCAAAACCGTCCTGACCGCCACGTGGACCCGTTACCTCCGGGACCGTGGCCACCGCGTCGTGGCCCTGAAACCCCTGGCCTCCGGCGGTCGAACCGATCCCCGCCTTTTGTGGGAAAGCGCCGGACGCATCATACCCCTCGACGAGGTCAACCCTTGGTGGTTCCGAGCCCCGATCGCCCCGGCCGCCGCCGCCCGCCGGATCGGCCTGCGAATCGAACTGCCCCGGGTCGTCCAACACGTGCAGCGCCTCGCCCAACAATTTGAAATCGTCCTGGTCGAAGGCGCGGGCGGCCTGTTGAGCCCGCTTGGAACGAACTTCGACAACCGCGACCTCATGCAGGCCCTGCAGGCCCGACCGATTGTCGTCGTGCCCAACCGCCTGGGCGCCGTCAACCAGACCCGTCTGGTTTGCGAAGCACTGGCTGGAACCCAACTACCCCGACCCCACTGTGTGCTCGTCAACCAACCCCACCACCACCCGGCCATCCGAACCCACGCCGAACTGCTGGCCTCCTACCTGCCGCAAAACGCCCTTCACTTTTTCCCCTGGCTGCGCACTTTTCCGGACAGCCTCCGCCGCGCCATCCCTCCGGCCATCCGCAACGCCCTGACCGGCCTCACCACCGCAGTGTTGAAAGATACGGGCGATCCCCGGACCCACGAGGGCTAG
- the kdsB gene encoding 3-deoxy-manno-octulosonate cytidylyltransferase: protein MKIVGIIPARYGSTRFPGKPLARIAGKPLLEHVVERARQARRLAEVIVATDDARIARVAEGFCRVEMTRSDHPSGTDRVAEVAGRVDCEGVVNIQGDEPLVDPAAIDAVAAALEEAEMSTAAAPLRQPEDLRNPNVVKVVVSRSGRALYFSRHPIPFVRDVAEGSASEVLARFGFLRHLGLYGYRRATLLRLVQWPVSALEAAEKLEQLRALENDVTIRVVEVATAGIGVDVPEDVARVEALLAGVGVAGGGAGQAVEES, encoded by the coding sequence GTGAAGATCGTGGGGATCATACCCGCCCGCTATGGATCCACGCGGTTCCCCGGCAAGCCGTTGGCAAGGATTGCGGGCAAACCGTTGTTGGAACATGTGGTGGAACGGGCCCGGCAGGCGCGTCGGTTGGCGGAGGTGATTGTGGCGACCGACGACGCGCGGATTGCGCGGGTGGCGGAGGGGTTTTGTCGTGTGGAGATGACGCGGTCGGATCACCCGAGTGGGACGGATCGGGTGGCGGAGGTGGCGGGGCGCGTGGATTGCGAGGGGGTGGTGAACATTCAGGGGGATGAACCGCTGGTGGATCCGGCGGCGATTGATGCGGTGGCGGCGGCGCTGGAGGAGGCGGAGATGTCCACGGCCGCCGCGCCTCTCCGGCAGCCGGAGGATTTGCGGAATCCGAATGTGGTGAAGGTGGTGGTGAGTCGGTCGGGTCGGGCCCTGTATTTTTCGCGGCATCCGATTCCGTTTGTGCGGGACGTGGCGGAGGGGTCGGCATCGGAGGTATTGGCGCGGTTCGGTTTTCTGCGGCATTTGGGGTTGTACGGGTATCGGCGGGCGACGTTGTTGCGGCTGGTGCAGTGGCCGGTTTCGGCGTTGGAGGCCGCCGAGAAGCTGGAGCAACTGCGGGCGTTGGAGAACGATGTGACGATTCGGGTGGTGGAGGTGGCGACGGCGGGGATCGGGGTGGACGTACCGGAGGATGTGGCGCGGGTGGAGGCGCTGCTGGCCGGGGTGGGTGTGGCCGGCGGGGGTGCGGGACAGGCTGTTGAGGAGTCATGA
- a CDS encoding CTP synthase, with amino-acid sequence MKYIFVTGGVVSSLGKGLTAAALGTLLEHRGLKVALQKFDPYLNVDPGTMSPYQHGEVYVLDDGAETDLDLGHYERFTRTKLTRLNNLTSGQVYQTVLNNEREGKYLGKTVQVIPHVTDEIKNRIRLLAQQTGADVIITEIGGTTGDIEGLPFLEAIREFAHEVGPGNAVFIHVTYVPYIKAAGELKTKPTQQSVAKLREIGIMPHIIVCRCERPLEKEVRHKISLFCNVPVEAVVEEKDVDHTIYEVPLMLQRERMDELVCRLLHLDTPPANMSEWQEILRKLIAPQHRVRVGVVGKYIGLQDAYKSVYEALSHGGIANDCGVEIVRIESEEIEKHGAEPLLRDLAGILVPGGFGERGVEGKIEAVRYARERKVPFLGLCLGMQVACIEFARNVLGLREAHSTEFDPDTPHPVITLLDEQRRVTRKGGTMRLGAQPCQLQVGTRAAQLYGAFLVHERHRHRYEFNLEYREMFERAGMVFSGTSPDGKLVELIELPGHPFFMACQFHPEFLSKPHQPHPLFRGFVQAALLRVQVGR; translated from the coding sequence ATGAAGTACATCTTTGTCACCGGCGGAGTGGTCAGTTCGTTGGGCAAGGGCCTGACGGCGGCGGCTCTGGGCACGCTGCTGGAGCATCGCGGGCTGAAGGTGGCGTTGCAGAAGTTTGATCCGTATTTGAACGTGGATCCCGGGACGATGAGTCCGTACCAGCACGGGGAGGTATATGTGCTGGATGACGGTGCGGAGACGGACCTGGATCTGGGGCATTACGAGCGGTTCACCCGGACGAAGCTGACGCGGTTGAACAACCTGACCAGCGGACAGGTGTATCAGACGGTGTTGAACAACGAGCGGGAGGGCAAGTACCTGGGCAAGACGGTGCAGGTGATCCCGCATGTGACGGATGAGATCAAGAACCGGATCCGCCTGCTGGCGCAGCAGACGGGCGCGGACGTGATCATCACGGAGATTGGGGGGACGACCGGGGATATTGAGGGGTTGCCGTTTTTGGAGGCGATCCGGGAGTTTGCGCACGAGGTGGGGCCGGGGAATGCGGTTTTCATTCATGTGACCTACGTGCCGTACATCAAGGCGGCGGGGGAATTGAAGACGAAGCCGACCCAGCAATCGGTGGCCAAGCTGCGCGAGATCGGGATCATGCCGCACATCATTGTATGCCGGTGCGAGCGGCCTCTGGAGAAGGAGGTGCGGCACAAGATTTCGTTGTTTTGCAACGTGCCCGTGGAGGCGGTGGTGGAGGAGAAGGACGTGGACCACACGATTTACGAGGTGCCGCTGATGCTGCAGCGGGAGCGGATGGACGAGCTGGTCTGCCGGCTGCTGCATCTGGACACGCCGCCGGCGAACATGAGTGAGTGGCAGGAGATTTTGCGGAAGCTGATCGCGCCGCAACACCGGGTGCGGGTGGGGGTGGTGGGGAAATACATCGGGCTGCAGGACGCGTACAAGTCGGTGTACGAGGCGCTGAGTCACGGCGGGATTGCGAATGACTGCGGGGTGGAGATTGTGCGGATCGAGTCGGAGGAGATCGAGAAGCACGGGGCCGAGCCGTTGCTGAGGGATCTGGCGGGGATTCTGGTTCCGGGCGGGTTTGGTGAGCGCGGGGTGGAGGGGAAGATTGAGGCGGTGCGGTATGCGCGGGAGCGGAAGGTTCCGTTTCTGGGGTTGTGTCTGGGGATGCAGGTGGCGTGCATCGAGTTTGCCAGGAATGTATTGGGGCTGAGGGAGGCGCATTCGACCGAGTTTGATCCGGACACGCCGCATCCGGTGATCACGCTGCTGGACGAGCAACGGCGGGTGACGCGGAAGGGGGGCACGATGCGGCTCGGGGCGCAGCCGTGTCAGCTTCAGGTGGGGACCCGGGCGGCGCAGTTGTACGGGGCGTTTCTGGTGCATGAGCGGCATCGGCACCGGTATGAGTTCAATCTGGAGTATCGCGAGATGTTTGAGCGGGCGGGGATGGTGTTCAGCGGGACCTCACCGGACGGGAAGCTGGTGGAGCTGATCGAGCTACCGGGGCATCCGTTTTTCATGGCTTGTCAGTTTCATCCGGAGTTTTTGAGCAAGCCGCACCAGCCGCATCCGCTGTTTCGGGGTTTTGTGCAGGCGGCGCTCTTGCGGGTGCAGGTGGGCCGTTAG
- the hisB gene encoding imidazoleglycerol-phosphate dehydratase HisB: MKARQARVRRETRETRIVLSLNLDGRGRARVDTGIPFFDHMLELFARHAVVDLTLRCRGDLEVDAHHTVEDCGLALGQAFREALGDKKGIRRYGTGFDPRNPFTGEAYVPMDECLARCVVDFGGRPYLVWRGLNDLAYARLPAEWREQDGACAFRFGLAREFFQAFANEARCNLHLELLYGDEPHHVVEALFKAFARAVDQACQRDPRLEGIVPSTKGRL; encoded by the coding sequence ATGAAAGCGCGGCAGGCCCGCGTACGGCGGGAGACACGGGAGACCCGGATTGTGCTGAGCCTGAACCTGGACGGTCGCGGTCGGGCTCGGGTTGACACGGGCATTCCGTTTTTTGACCACATGCTGGAGCTGTTTGCGCGGCATGCGGTGGTGGATTTGACATTGCGGTGCCGGGGGGATCTGGAAGTGGACGCGCACCATACGGTGGAGGACTGCGGACTGGCGTTGGGCCAGGCATTTCGGGAGGCGTTGGGGGACAAGAAGGGCATTCGCCGGTACGGAACGGGTTTTGACCCGCGGAACCCGTTCACCGGGGAGGCGTATGTGCCGATGGACGAGTGTCTGGCGCGGTGTGTGGTGGATTTCGGGGGCCGACCCTATCTGGTGTGGCGGGGGTTGAACGATCTGGCGTACGCGCGGTTGCCGGCGGAATGGAGGGAGCAGGACGGGGCCTGCGCCTTTCGGTTCGGGTTGGCGCGGGAGTTTTTCCAGGCGTTTGCCAACGAGGCCCGGTGCAATCTGCATCTGGAGCTGTTGTACGGCGACGAGCCCCACCACGTGGTGGAGGCGTTGTTCAAGGCGTTTGCGCGGGCGGTGGACCAGGCGTGCCAGCGGGATCCGCGGCTGGAGGGGATTGTGCCGAGCACCAAGGGCCGGCTGTAA
- a CDS encoding RNA polymerase sigma factor, with the protein MQDERDLSSKPDEALVAAAKDGDLGAFEELVARHRDKVYARALSILRNEEDALDLSQEAWIKAWQRLQQFQGESSFATWITRIVINLCLDHLRRQKRAVGESLEAIEEEVGNIERLLPPVSINPAAGLERDELRARIWEAMGRLSVAHRTVLILHEFEGMEYRKIAEVMGCSLGTVMSRLFYARRRLAALLADLNSRSDSAKDA; encoded by the coding sequence ATGCAAGACGAGCGCGACCTTTCCTCGAAGCCGGACGAGGCGCTGGTGGCCGCCGCCAAGGATGGCGACCTGGGGGCGTTCGAGGAGTTGGTGGCGCGGCACCGCGACAAGGTTTATGCGCGGGCGCTGAGCATCCTGCGGAATGAAGAGGATGCGCTGGATCTTTCGCAAGAGGCATGGATCAAGGCCTGGCAGCGGTTGCAGCAGTTTCAGGGTGAATCGAGTTTTGCCACCTGGATCACCCGGATTGTGATCAACCTCTGTCTGGACCATCTGCGCCGGCAGAAGCGGGCCGTGGGGGAATCGCTGGAGGCGATTGAGGAGGAGGTGGGCAATATTGAACGGCTGTTACCCCCGGTGAGTATCAATCCCGCTGCCGGTCTGGAGCGGGATGAATTGCGGGCGCGGATCTGGGAGGCGATGGGCCGGTTGTCGGTGGCGCATCGGACCGTGTTGATTCTGCATGAGTTTGAAGGCATGGAATACCGCAAGATTGCGGAAGTGATGGGTTGTTCGCTGGGGACGGTGATGTCGCGGCTCTTTTACGCGCGTCGTCGTCTGGCGGCGCTCCTGGCGGATTTGAACAGCAGGTCGGATTCGGCAAAGGACGCATGA
- a CDS encoding anti-sigma factor family protein, translating into MMTPEEMLQVQAYVDGELPESERRAWEVRLARDAEARALAEELRQIRAVLRTVDESPIRVPESREFYWSGIARAIGARKAGSAGGARFWWEAVWQAWKRWLAPAAVLAALALVIVLRQPAGGPTDYPEVQLMLAESGATTYRDDARGLTLVWFTWPAEE; encoded by the coding sequence ATGATGACTCCCGAGGAAATGCTGCAGGTCCAGGCGTACGTGGACGGCGAGTTGCCGGAATCGGAACGTCGCGCCTGGGAGGTGCGTTTGGCGCGGGACGCGGAAGCCCGGGCGCTGGCGGAGGAACTGCGTCAGATCCGGGCGGTGCTCCGGACGGTGGATGAGAGCCCAATCCGTGTCCCGGAGAGCCGGGAGTTTTATTGGTCCGGGATTGCCCGTGCGATCGGTGCCCGGAAGGCCGGTTCGGCCGGAGGCGCACGGTTCTGGTGGGAGGCAGTCTGGCAGGCGTGGAAGCGGTGGTTGGCGCCGGCGGCCGTGCTGGCGGCGCTGGCGCTGGTGATTGTGCTGCGCCAGCCGGCGGGCGGCCCGACCGATTATCCGGAGGTGCAACTGATGCTGGCCGAAAGCGGAGCCACCACGTACCGCGACGACGCCCGGGGGCTTACGCTGGTATGGTTCACCTGGCCGGCAGAGGAATGA
- a CDS encoding D-sedoheptulose-7-phosphate isomerase, producing the protein MTDWISEYLRAQAAAHRAIPVEAVVRFVGLLREALQADRQIFVFGNGGSAANAAHFATDLGKGASDRLPRRFRVMALTDNVSWLTALANDYSYEEVFVRPLQNFARAGDVAIGISVSGNSPNCVRALAWAREHGLRTVALVGGRPCRMAELAELVLSVPDTHYGRVEDAHMTFLHLACYAFMEHPEWAEVAPSR; encoded by the coding sequence ATGACGGATTGGATTTCCGAGTATCTGAGGGCGCAGGCGGCTGCTCATCGCGCGATTCCGGTGGAAGCCGTGGTCCGGTTCGTGGGCTTGTTGAGGGAGGCGTTGCAAGCGGACCGACAGATTTTTGTGTTTGGCAATGGCGGCAGCGCCGCCAACGCGGCCCACTTCGCCACGGACCTGGGCAAGGGTGCGTCGGATCGGCTCCCGCGCAGGTTTCGGGTGATGGCGCTGACGGACAACGTGAGCTGGTTGACGGCGCTGGCCAACGACTACAGCTACGAGGAGGTGTTCGTGCGGCCGCTGCAAAACTTCGCGCGGGCTGGGGATGTGGCCATTGGGATCAGCGTCAGCGGTAATTCCCCCAACTGCGTGCGTGCGTTGGCCTGGGCGCGGGAGCACGGGTTGCGGACGGTGGCCCTGGTGGGCGGCCGTCCCTGTCGAATGGCGGAGTTGGCCGAGCTGGTTTTGTCCGTTCCGGACACGCATTACGGCCGGGTGGAAGACGCTCACATGACGTTTTTGCACCTGGCCTGCTACGCGTTCATGGAACATCCGGAGTGGGCCGAGGTGGCACCGAGTCGGTAA
- the arsM gene encoding arsenite methyltransferase, producing the protein MKPLVLILCTGNSCRSQMAEGVLRAAAGDFLEVASAGSQPAGYVHPMAVEVMREIGIDISGHRSKSVREFMDRPVETVITVCGAADQACPSFPGKVNRYHWPFDDPARAQGTPEEIRTAFRRVRDEIRRVFEAYAAGRRNERQRLNGLNPHSAGRTAPDTVREQVRQAYALTAATGSSCCGPASSCGCATDLDPDALARAVGYAAEDLAALPEGVNLGLSCGNPQALASLRPGEVVLDLGSGAGFDVFLAGRKVGPAGRAIGVDMTPEMIDRARKAIPAYRERTGWDNVEFRLGEIEHLPVPDATVDVVISNCVINLSPDKPQVWREIARVLKPGGRVAVSDLALLQPLPTSVTSMLEAWAGCVAGAVLVDEVEDMVRAAGLTDVRLVPRTDYVSTLEQFEDPLYRRIAEHLPPGSRMSDYLVSLEITARKPAPRQ; encoded by the coding sequence ATGAAACCATTGGTTCTGATCCTTTGCACAGGTAACTCGTGTCGGAGTCAAATGGCCGAGGGCGTACTCCGTGCGGCGGCAGGCGACTTTCTGGAAGTCGCCAGCGCCGGGTCTCAACCCGCCGGGTACGTTCATCCCATGGCCGTGGAGGTCATGCGGGAGATCGGCATCGACATCAGTGGCCATCGCTCCAAATCCGTTCGCGAGTTCATGGACCGGCCGGTGGAAACCGTGATCACGGTGTGTGGTGCAGCCGATCAAGCCTGTCCGAGTTTCCCCGGCAAGGTGAATCGGTACCACTGGCCTTTCGACGACCCCGCCCGTGCCCAGGGAACCCCGGAAGAAATCCGGACCGCGTTCCGCCGCGTCCGGGATGAAATCCGACGCGTGTTCGAAGCCTACGCCGCCGGGCGCCGGAACGAACGCCAACGATTGAACGGGTTGAACCCGCATTCGGCGGGCCGGACCGCACCCGACACGGTTCGAGAACAGGTGCGGCAGGCCTACGCCCTGACGGCGGCAACGGGATCTTCCTGTTGCGGACCGGCGTCCAGCTGCGGTTGCGCCACCGATCTCGACCCGGACGCGTTGGCCCGGGCCGTGGGCTACGCAGCCGAGGATCTGGCCGCGCTCCCTGAAGGCGTCAACCTTGGCCTCTCCTGCGGAAACCCACAGGCGCTTGCATCCCTCCGCCCGGGGGAGGTCGTACTGGACCTGGGCTCCGGGGCGGGCTTCGACGTCTTCCTGGCCGGCCGAAAGGTCGGTCCCGCCGGCCGGGCTATTGGCGTGGACATGACCCCGGAGATGATCGACCGGGCCCGGAAGGCCATTCCGGCCTATCGCGAGCGGACCGGCTGGGACAACGTGGAATTCCGTCTGGGAGAGATCGAACATCTCCCGGTGCCCGACGCCACCGTGGACGTCGTGATCTCCAACTGCGTGATCAATCTTTCCCCGGACAAGCCGCAGGTCTGGCGCGAAATCGCCAGGGTACTCAAGCCCGGAGGCCGGGTGGCGGTTTCTGACCTGGCCCTGCTGCAGCCCCTCCCCACCTCGGTAACCAGCATGCTCGAGGCATGGGCCGGATGCGTGGCAGGCGCCGTGTTGGTGGATGAAGTGGAAGACATGGTCCGGGCCGCCGGCCTCACCGACGTTCGACTGGTGCCGCGCACCGATTACGTAAGCACCCTGGAGCAGTTCGAAGATCCGTTGTACCGCAGGATTGCCGAGCACCTGCCGCCCGGCAGCCGGATGTCAGACTACCTGGTCAGCCTCGAAATCACCGCGCGAAAACCTGCACCCCGGCAGTAG
- the cydB gene encoding cytochrome d ubiquinol oxidase subunit II: protein MDLATIWYVLIGVLFTGYAMLDGFDLGIGGIHLFARKDEERRLLLNAIGPVWDGNEVWLVTGGGALFAAFPQVYATVFSGLYLPFILLLMALIFRAVAIEFRSKQPARWWRQMWDVSFAVGSVGSAFLLGVVMGNIAWGLPLNEQGQYVGGFWNLFHPYALLLGVTTVALFMMHGCIYALLKIDGEFHETLRRWVPRCIIFFIICYGITTMATLLYVPHMAERVRAHPWLFGVAVLNMLAIANIPREIHHGRDFRAFLSSAAAMVALMTLFGLEMYPHLVLSRPNPEYSLTIYNSASSPKTLGIMLVIAGLGLPVVLAYTISIYWIFRGKVRLDRMSY from the coding sequence ATGGATCTGGCGACCATCTGGTACGTGCTGATCGGGGTGTTATTCACCGGGTACGCGATGCTCGACGGGTTTGACCTTGGCATCGGCGGGATTCACCTGTTTGCGCGCAAGGACGAGGAGCGGCGGTTGTTGCTGAATGCCATTGGACCGGTGTGGGACGGTAACGAGGTCTGGCTGGTGACCGGAGGTGGCGCCCTGTTTGCAGCGTTTCCCCAGGTGTACGCCACCGTGTTTTCCGGTCTGTACCTGCCGTTCATTTTGCTGCTGATGGCGCTGATTTTCCGGGCCGTGGCCATCGAATTTCGGAGCAAGCAGCCGGCGCGGTGGTGGCGCCAAATGTGGGACGTGAGTTTCGCGGTGGGCAGTGTCGGGTCGGCCTTTCTGCTCGGCGTGGTCATGGGCAACATTGCGTGGGGGCTGCCCCTGAACGAGCAGGGTCAGTACGTGGGAGGATTTTGGAATCTGTTTCATCCCTATGCCCTGTTGCTGGGGGTGACCACGGTGGCGTTGTTCATGATGCATGGTTGCATTTACGCGCTGCTGAAGATTGACGGTGAGTTTCATGAAACGCTGCGGCGGTGGGTGCCCCGTTGCATCATCTTTTTCATCATTTGCTATGGGATCACCACCATGGCCACGCTGTTGTATGTGCCGCACATGGCGGAGCGGGTGCGGGCTCATCCGTGGCTGTTTGGGGTGGCGGTGTTGAACATGCTGGCCATTGCCAACATTCCCCGGGAAATCCATCACGGACGCGACTTTCGGGCTTTTTTGTCCTCGGCGGCGGCCATGGTGGCGCTGATGACGCTGTTCGGGTTGGAGATGTACCCGCACCTGGTCCTGAGCCGGCCAAATCCCGAATACAGTTTGACGATTTACAATTCCGCGTCATCGCCCAAGACGCTGGGCATCATGCTGGTGATTGCCGGGCTTGGCTTACCGGTGGTGCTGGCCTACACGATCAGCATTTACTGGATTTTCCGGGGCAAGGTTCGGCTGGACCGGATGAGCTACTGA
- a CDS encoding HAD family hydrolase, whose amino-acid sequence MPTSPVVGAVIFDMDGVLVNSEPLHERAFRETLAELGYPDGAGLNFQDYVGRSDHELWEDFARIHRPPVPVAALMARKRERFLRLLASEQPWYPGALWLVRTLHGRWPLGLASGSERPVIDAVLEGTGLRSCFQAILSGAEVPRGKPAPDIFLRTARFLGVPPERCWVIEDSLPGIAAARAAGMFVIAVPNTHPRDALRNADHVAADYFAIARLLGVEPEGVQGP is encoded by the coding sequence ATGCCCACAAGCCCGGTGGTCGGCGCGGTCATCTTCGACATGGACGGGGTGCTCGTGAACAGCGAGCCCCTCCACGAACGCGCTTTCCGCGAAACCCTGGCCGAACTGGGTTATCCGGACGGGGCCGGCCTCAACTTCCAGGACTACGTGGGCCGCTCCGACCATGAATTGTGGGAGGATTTCGCCCGTATCCACAGGCCACCGGTTCCGGTTGCTGCTTTGATGGCACGAAAACGGGAGCGGTTCCTCCGACTCCTGGCCTCCGAACAACCCTGGTATCCCGGCGCGTTGTGGCTGGTGCGCACCCTCCACGGCCGCTGGCCCCTGGGACTGGCATCCGGTTCGGAAAGGCCGGTGATCGATGCCGTTTTGGAGGGCACGGGATTACGCTCCTGCTTTCAGGCCATCCTCAGTGGGGCTGAGGTACCCCGGGGCAAACCGGCACCCGACATCTTCCTCCGCACCGCCCGGTTCCTGGGCGTGCCCCCGGAGCGCTGTTGGGTCATCGAGGATTCCCTGCCCGGCATCGCCGCCGCCCGGGCCGCCGGCATGTTCGTCATAGCCGTCCCCAACACCCATCCACGCGACGCCCTCCGCAACGCCGACCACGTGGCGGCCGACTACTTCGCCATCGCGCGGTTGTTGGGGGTTGAACCTGAAGGAGTGCAGGGGCCCTGA
- a CDS encoding EVE domain-containing protein translates to MQYWLVKQEPGEYPWTRLVRENGTAWTGVRNYQARNYLRAMRKGDRVLFYHSGKERAVVGIARVRQEAYPDPTADSPDWIAVDLEPLRPLTQPVPLAQIKKDPVLRDMLLVRQARLSVMPVTPAQWRRILELGQTEL, encoded by the coding sequence ATGCAGTACTGGCTCGTCAAACAGGAACCCGGGGAATACCCATGGACCCGGTTGGTCCGGGAAAACGGGACCGCATGGACCGGCGTCCGAAATTATCAGGCCCGTAATTATCTCCGGGCCATGCGCAAAGGCGACCGCGTGCTGTTCTACCACAGCGGCAAAGAGCGCGCCGTGGTCGGGATCGCTCGTGTGCGACAGGAAGCCTATCCCGACCCCACGGCCGACAGTCCGGATTGGATCGCGGTTGACCTCGAACCGTTGCGTCCATTGACGCAACCCGTGCCCCTGGCCCAAATCAAAAAGGACCCCGTCCTCCGTGATATGTTGCTCGTGCGACAGGCCCGGCTCTCGGTCATGCCCGTCACCCCGGCCCAATGGCGACGCATCCTCGAGCTGGGCCAAACCGAACTTTGA
- a CDS encoding ROK family transcriptional regulator, whose amino-acid sequence MALLSKSPDANVRNEEPTPLREPDPAGYEPALAWWRAGFESDRIRLAMIVVPSHMGRMNKLALLRRLRQLGTASRAELAKSLGLSQPTCGKIVQELLRSGVVEELRRNPLVGAAAAGARRRPKLGRPGVLLRLDRSQPRFVGIQLDVTHTSVARLALGFTGPDAWELRVPTGRSAAQWKRQIREAAQALPVRELWGVLVSVPGLLDPVQGRVVFSPNLHWTETVDLRSLLGEIWQVPVVLMQEEQALALGHYQVNPEQDNFLLVDFGEGVGGAVLVNGRLQANPLPVSGELGHTPVAGNRRRCGCGGVGCLETLVSLRGLLDSFQEAVPGATRSWQSLRRHVELHGLEPWLGATLDAAAVVIAGALNVIGLRHVVVTGLLAELPAVVVEHLAARIREGALWARFGEVQVQTAPRHRAAGLVAAGIEQLVLNRLGEGEPGPTRLVSSAYTLTRNP is encoded by the coding sequence TTGGCTTTGTTAAGTAAGTCCCCGGATGCGAACGTGCGGAACGAGGAACCCACACCGCTGCGGGAGCCCGACCCGGCAGGGTACGAACCGGCTTTGGCGTGGTGGCGGGCCGGGTTTGAGTCCGACCGGATCCGGCTGGCTATGATCGTGGTCCCCTCCCACATGGGCCGGATGAACAAACTGGCCCTGTTGCGCCGGCTGCGGCAGCTCGGCACTGCGTCGCGGGCCGAGTTGGCGAAGTCTCTGGGGTTGAGTCAGCCGACCTGTGGGAAGATTGTGCAGGAATTGTTGCGGTCCGGCGTGGTGGAGGAGCTGCGGCGCAACCCATTGGTGGGGGCCGCGGCCGCAGGCGCCCGGCGGCGGCCCAAGCTGGGCCGGCCCGGTGTTTTGCTGAGGCTGGACCGGTCGCAGCCGCGGTTTGTGGGGATCCAACTGGACGTAACCCATACCAGCGTGGCGCGGTTGGCGCTGGGGTTTACGGGACCGGACGCCTGGGAATTGCGGGTACCCACGGGGCGCTCGGCAGCCCAGTGGAAACGCCAGATTCGTGAAGCGGCGCAAGCGTTGCCGGTGCGGGAGCTGTGGGGCGTGTTGGTGAGCGTGCCGGGACTGCTGGATCCCGTGCAGGGTCGGGTGGTCTTTTCGCCGAACCTGCATTGGACGGAGACGGTGGACCTGCGATCGCTGCTGGGGGAGATCTGGCAGGTGCCGGTGGTATTGATGCAGGAGGAACAGGCCCTGGCGTTGGGGCATTACCAGGTGAATCCGGAGCAGGACAATTTTTTGTTGGTGGACTTTGGCGAGGGCGTGGGTGGCGCGGTGCTGGTGAACGGGCGTCTTCAGGCCAATCCGCTCCCCGTGTCGGGTGAGCTGGGTCATACGCCGGTGGCGGGCAACCGCCGGCGTTGCGGTTGCGGGGGCGTGGGCTGTTTGGAGACGCTGGTTTCGTTGCGGGGATTACTTGACAGTTTTCAGGAGGCGGTCCCGGGTGCGACCCGGTCCTGGCAATCGCTGCGCCGGCATGTGGAGCTGCACGGATTGGAGCCCTGGCTGGGCGCAACGCTGGATGCCGCGGCGGTGGTGATTGCGGGCGCGTTGAACGTGATCGGCCTGCGCCACGTGGTGGTCACGGGGTTGCTGGCCGAGCTGCCCGCCGTGGTGGTGGAGCACCTAGCGGCGCGCATTCGCGAGGGCGCGCTCTGGGCGCGCTTTGGCGAGGTGCAGGTGCAAACGGCGCCCCGTCACCGTGCGGCCGGGCTGGTGGCCGCCGGAATTGAACAGCTTGTCCTCAACCGACTCGGCGAAGGCGAACCGGGGCCGACCCGGTTGGTCTCCTCAGCGTACACCCTGACACGCAACCCTTAA